The DNA window CCACAATTTTGGATTTGAAATGGAAGGGAGTGGCATATTCCAAAAGGATTGCTCAGCAACAtgaattttattcttcatccTTCATGCTGAACAAAAATGAGCGAAGAGATCTATCTGCGTGGTAATTATATCTGTCTATGCCAGATACTTCTTTAATGTACGTATTGTCTATTTTTCATTGTACCACATGCTCTCTGAAAATTCACCTGGGATTCCCTTTATTCGACATTTCTACCCATTCAGTTTTAACACATTGATATAAGGATTGTAGCTGTTACTTTCTGTTATTCCTTAGCAATGAATGTCAAAGTTTTGCGTGATTGCGAAGCTTTTAGGgtcatttcttttccaaaatacCAGATTTTACTGCGAGGACACTTTTTGGCTAGGTACGGTACGTGGAGCGAATGGGAAACATGGGGAACATTTAGCACTTAGATGCACCTCATATGACATCCATGAGGTGCTGCTTAATGTGTTCAATGTCAAGTTACCGAGCAACCATAGCTAAGGCGTTGGGTTGGTAGAAAAAGCGCCGTTAAGAGATGACTTAGAGCTCAGTAATGCACGACTTCAAAGCTAGATTTATAAACAGACAGAGAAATACCTAAAAGTTGCTAGTGGGTTCAAATCAGCTTTAGTCAACTTGAACAAATGGAGATGCTCAATAGAGAAGTAGTCAATTTTCTGTGATTCTCATTAGCATGCTGGAAATCCAACCATGCATGGATCGAGTTGATTGTCCTTAAGAAGTTTGTCGATGCCTTGAAGTCAAACCATGAGCCTTTCTTTGCGCATAGATCCCTTTTTTCTAGAGCACAGTTCTAAGAATCTGCGTAAACACCTTCCGCTGATAAAAATTGTTGTCATCTCAAAACGGCTCTGAAAGAGTCTCACCACCTTCCCACATTTTACTTTTCGTACTATAGTGTTATTTCTTGCGAAAAGTACTTAAAATAGTGTAGAGCTAATGTTATTCAAGTGTATTTATGTAGTAgtgtcaaaacaacatgaagcacggtgcatttgcgtaagcaaGTGCGCTCGAGGTGGTGCGGCGAAGTGTAGCGGTCAGAATCTAGAGGGGACCTTCACtggcaccattcttcgctgttgttcgtgatggtcccacctcgactccaacAGCTATCTCCACCAtgccgcttccagcgcagtCGCTTATGCGACTACTATGTTCTCCACGTCTTGTGACTCTACCGTATCAAGTAGGCATTTGCTGAACCAtaattttttggttgttttcactctttttacttttctttctggttttttcattttctgagtttcttttttttagtatgttatgtttatttttgttatgtttgctACGTTTGGTTTTGCTATGTAGATCTATATTATATCTGTATTGCTCTTCAGtcattgtattgtttttgttcgtgccttttgtttcatatttttttggtttgtgaGGAAGGGAGGGTaggcgaagaaacaaaaaaaaaagaatattgacatagaaataaatacatttttgAACCAAACtttaaaagcaaaacatgaaaaaaagcaatacaaCAACTTAAGAACAACACAGATACAATATAAATCTAcgtaacaaaagcaaatacagcgaacataacaaaaataccGAAAAGAGAtttaaaagacgaaaaaactggaatgaaaagaaaaaatgaaaacaaacaaagtatTGAGGCCAATATCGATCTAAATGAAGTCACTTCACATCACTTTGGCAAATTGCCAGGCAGACCGCTCGCAAGGCGCTGCGAGCAAGAAACCGTGTTGCTCCATCCGTTGCGACCGCTCGTGTAACTACACTGCTTCATGTTGTCTTGACCCGACCACACCTTGGTGGGATCTGTGAAGGACCAGCACCACAGCTTAAATCTTACTCAATCGTAGAACGTCTTAAAGTTCAGTACAACTTTAGGATCCAGTTTATCTCACAGATTGTTCATGAAGACttagagacgcagaaaacttcAGGATATCTGTGAACATCTCTGCCTTAATGAACTTTGCTGTGATATTGGAAGGATAGAGAAACTACTACTCCTGACTAAgccagaaaaaattgaatttaaaggCGAATTAAAATAGTAAATTAATAACGAGCAAACGTAAGTGAGAGTTCGAAAAAGTGTAAGAGAATCTCAGAAAATGTTACACCTCACGCCACGttgttcacttttcttttggtcAAAAGTGAGCCGTAGAGTCAATTTTAATGCGAAGTGAAACTAACTTTCGCGAAAACGTAAAAGTTATTCTTACGTTCTATTTCTCTTgaaccattaaaaaaacaacaaaaaaaaagcgacaagATAATCCAACTCTTCCTTATCATCTCTACGCTATTTGAGCGCAGGGACGATCTAACAAGTagtttttcgattttattttttgaatttttttcttctttatgagCTTTATCTCTGTGAGCTTTGAGCCGAGGCCTGAAGTTATCTCAAAGAACGATGCAGTTTCTCTGTAAAGATGAAGTGGAACGGTGCCAATGGATTTATATCACATCCATGAGTTGTTTTCCGTATTTTCTCAGTATACTGCTTCCAGACTGGAATATGCCTAGGAAATACTTGAATTCTTGTGTAATTAAGTCAATTGGTAAAGTACGCCACCTACTAGATCgttatttcagaaaatgaCATCTAGACACTCTCATAAAAACTATATTGCTTTAGTAACGTAGGTGTACATATACCGACCTTATCGCTATACGACACCATTGGGTCTAATTGAGAATTGTGGTAGTCTCCTATAAAAAGGCACAGAAATTTCGACCTCGTAGCTACTGTCGCCCGCCGTGCTTTGGATTTCTCATCACTCTTTTCCGTCAAATAtaggaattttccagaatgtttctttgtttttctgtctGAAATTACATGAGATGGAATAGCAAAGGCTCAAAATTTAGGAAATAGTATCACAGGGAGTGATTATTCGATCAATCCACTAAATTTACCCGTCACAAATCATTTCTTCAATGAtaatttcctcttttcgcATGTTAGCAGCAAGATCAGGCAAGAaccaaacaaaatttcaaaaaatgctcTCCTTCCATGTGTATCAACAAAGACGTAGTGACCTTTCGTCAACGGTATACTCTGCTAAAATCGAAGAACAGTGGCGTTTACTCATAATTTCTGTAACTGCGGATTTTACTAGATTTATGTAGTTCTAAATTCTTTGAACGTGAAATCTTTACCTTGACGTAGGACGATAAGAACCCTtagacacaattttttttttcgactagtCAAGAAGGTTCTATCCAGaaagtacagttttttttttgtctatttgAATATGCGCATTTCTGACACCCCAAAAAAAGGGACATTCTGTTAGTTGCTAAGCTACATGGGAAGatttaattcgaaaaaataattctgTTTAGCTTTCTCAAATGAGCTTATTTGTATGCTGAAAGCTATTTTGCTTTGTCTTATAGACGCGAGCTGTATGCTTGATTAATTCTGAAATGTAAACGTTCTCACGGATGTCATACCAAATACGGAAATCATCATCAACGAAAAGATGAACGCGTTCCTAACGAtttacattaatttttgatctaATTGTTTTATTATAATTGTTATCAAAGGGTCCacacttttaaaattattccaaCCACTATTTAATGACAAAAGATTTACTCATAAGCATTCTATACTATCATTCTGTACCATCTATCAGCACTCAAAAATGAGCGATTCCGAGATCCggatttcacatattttcagaatttctgctAATGTTCATTGCATAAAATTACAACAATTTTAAGCAATTCTgcctttttgatttttagctCCACAGAGAGTTAGATACCACATAAAACTTCATATTTTCGAGATTTCGAGACCAGAATAATGACCGGGTTAaacttttttcatggaatCTGGAGTTTAATAACTGACATCTCCAAGAGTTTCGATGGGTTTAGCACcactgaacattttttttttcgttttttttttcaattttgttatAATCTGTTACTTTAAGTAACCCgtttgaagaatttctagaatttattttgaatgtaTACTTTAGCGAATAAGctgcgaaaaaagaaataattttccttttcctcagGAAAATGCTGATAGCAGGttcattggagaaaaaaaaacacggaattttattttaacgAATATGTCAGCTACTAATTGGGAATGCGTTATAACtggttttcttctttggaaTATATTGAAAGTAGCCGCGTCAGAGAAAGGGGATAAAAAGCAGCAGCAGAAATTTGGTAGGAGacctttttttcaaggaagttGCTGACTAACTGAGAAATtcaggtttttctttcaaaagattttttttaacatcaaAATTGCGCCTATATGCTGTATGATCAGATTGCGGCTAATCGGATAGGGCGTGACTACTTCCTCCTCCCTTGTGTTAACTTGGTTCCATTCATTCACCACGCTTCGAGTTGGATTTGACTTTAGACACTTAGGTGATCTCTGTACTTCCTCctcttttgtaaatttgaaaaaaaaaaacatctaacaGAGATGATTACTTTGACCTTTGATTTGTCTAACATTAATAAGTTTGCATATGACGTTAACCTTTTCAGGATAAAAAAGAGCCTACACATTAATTTTGGTGCTATTTTTACATGGGATCAAATCCAGTGAGtaaaacatctaaaaaaaaggatgtgtGCAGCAGCATAACATTCCACTCGAGCATGACGtcaataaattgtttttttaatgtttgcgTAGGACTTCTGCTATTAATGTTCTTCGTAAAAGACTCGACATAAAAGGAGCAAATACTCCAGCAGTAAATTTAAGCTCTTTTGAAGTATTTCTACTTTgctttgttttggtttttttttgtttattttagattAAAAGTAGATCCACTATAAAAGGTATactataaattaaaaatagttgtagtattttttctttgtggttagttttttttactgcgtaggaaaatcttaaaataatACTTTCTGGAATCTAGTGTAACATGTTGATAAGAAAAGAGTGCGCAAAATTCGATAGTTCTCGAATAAACGGATTTAGGGGCTAATTGATTCTAGGACGAGGTCCAaattcctttactttttttaaatgaaatgtgATAAGAAATTTCCGACGCCgtcctcttttttctaattgttcTTCCACTGGAAATAATGcaaattttgctgatttttcgtCATTTAACTGTATGTAGGAGTTGTCTGatctactaaaaaaagaatgtttgtCTCTTTAGAAGCTAGTTAGCAGCTAATTATCAGCGGAAAGCATTAGCGAAAATCATGAGCAATACTTGTTTTTCGTAGATTAAAAATAATGTTCATAACAGGAACCGTGATTCATTTTAGACATCAAAACCCATTTATTTCCATCCCAAGTTCCCTCAGTCGTTAACCAGGTCATCCATAATTGTTTTTAATTCAATAAATGCTTTTTTGACTTCTCAGAGTTTGTATTTTTATCGTTTAGCAAGTGGATTTCGAATAGAAATTCGAATATATGAATATtcgaacaaatgaaaatagttagaaaaaaaaattaatggacTTATTCTCGTTCATCTTGATTACAGATTCAAATACGGTAGATAATTACGCGCGAAATGTTAATGAGTCTCTCGCCAATAAATAATGGATGAAGGTATAATACATAGCAAATTAAAAACCTATAGCGTAATTACATCATCCATGCGTACATCGGTTACCGGAATCCACCCATtaacatgaaaaagaaagttgaTTCGCTATGTTCTCaatttcaaacgttttttttttgcaagctaAAGTTTTCTATGGAGGTACTATGGAGTTTTTgtgagcagattttttttcctgattccgTAAAGTTCCACCTCTTTTGTTCTGCGCTCAGACGCTACAAATTCATCAAACTTTTCAGcgtaatcagaaaaaatttgaaaagataaaCATATTTGGAAATAGAgacgaaaaatagaaaatatttccctTCAACTTGTTTGAGAAATAAGTTATCCGTGGAACGCGTTCGAATCTTTATCCGTTTCTGAGGAAAGTAGCAATTTATCAATCCGCATGTTTTTTTATCCTGAAAAGTAGGCAAGCGAACACATTTATCTTCTCAAACATAACATTTTATAGTTGTTAGAACGTAGAGGAGATAGGAGAGAAATACTAGTAATTGAAATCCAAGTGCGAAACTAGCAGAAACACACAACGGAGACCATATTTACTCGCCCCACACTACAACTtaacttttatatttttattatatattactattatatttttacatGTAATATTCAGTTTTCTTGTCAAATACATAAGCATTAAATCACACAAAAATGGAATAATCGTTGTACGAAGTTTGacgtgttttttgtttttgataacatttttttctttaaatttcacATAATGAGAACTAAAACTGTTCAGAAATGAAAGGATAATCTCGTTGACTAGCAGATACCTATAGTTATGAAAACAGTTACTGTAGTTATGAATgctattatttcaaaaaattgcagcCAATGAATAACTAATGAATTGAGTTTTTGCATTTCACATTACATATTTGCTAGTAAAATATCATGCCCTACGCCAACGAGCgtattccttctttccttgctttttaaagaatattcGAAACTAATGTAAAACTTCCCATATGAAtacattaagaaaaaatatatgtagAGAAGaatcattatatatatatgtatatatatatatactcatctgcacgagtttttttttttgccaaaagGATGAGAAATCCTCGTATTTCGATTTGTAGGTGGTTGTCCTTCTGTGATTAATTGAAGATGAGGACAAAATAAGAGAGCATATGAAAGAATTTCAgaaatatcttctttttttctacttaaccgcacattttttctttgaaaggaaATATGAATTTCAAAGTTGCTCTAAGAATTAGATCTATATGAATTTAAAGGGATCGTAACAGAGGTTAGAAACTTGTTCTGGTTGGTATTTGCTTTgtagatgaaaattttaaatatttttatgcaaGGATAGGTTATATTTGATGAATATTCATCATAAGcttttatcatattttcaattttcatgaatattttttggaagaagCCGGGAACAAGTTTAAGATCCGCTTAACACGAACTAGATATAGAAACcgtaattaatttaattagatatttttgtattagCTTACCTATTTTGCCAATGTTTTTGACACATTTGAATCATTTCGAACAGTTTCTACTCTGTGTTCTTCTTATattcaaaggaaaattttattttaaaaaaaagaaataatatatCTGGAAAACGCTCCTTAACCATTTAGTGGGCTTCGGTTTTTGAACCtacataaaatttcaaatttttaaaactcagATAATTTTTCTAATAGAGTTTTTTAAAACCTTCTTTTCCATATGTTCCAGGTATTTATCGTAAGGAAAAAGGTCTAAAGGAGTATATAAATGGAATCGCAGCATTTCTGTACTCTGTTTAGGTCCCATCTGAATGTTTTGGGCTCATCTGTGCGCACAAATCGTGGTCATTGCTCAGCTTCACGCGTTTAGAATGTCTGTCTGTTGTTTCCGTGCCCGTAGCGGAACATCTTTATGATATCACGTTTTATCCGCTGTTAAACACCACAACGCTTCTCTGATTCCTTCCATTGTTCTCccacacaaataaaaaaagcaaaattaaaaGGGGTTCTTCTTTGGCCAGCTATAAGCCCCCATTAAAATGTAAGAAAATGTTCTATTTGTGTCAAATCCCCCACTAATGACATGATGCTGCTCGCAATGAATTCGAAcgatttttctcttgaaatgagaaaaaaaactgtgacaACTTGTGTTTAATTTATGCTTCCATCAAATTCCTAAAAAGTTGTAGACAATGACGTGATGATGAATTCCTAATCATTTTAGAATAAGAGTGGAGGAGGAGTTGCTTTGCAGGACTTTTAttgttgctgttgctgttgttgctgttgttgttgttgttgttgttgttgttgtgaagAAGTAGTTTATAATGAtttgaaattgtgaaaatggAATATTTGACCCCTAAATTCAGGAGTTTCAAAGTGAGACGTTGGACACATTATGAGATTTACGATTTTAACTTCAATTTCTCCCCCCTCCTTAAGgattttgctttttcctcCGTATGTATAACaggattctgttcatttttcccctaaaATCTTTCTTCCTGACGTGCTTTATTTGGAATGGGAgtggacaaaaagaaaaaaaaaatgctgcaaacatgagcaaaattaaagaaaaatgttcgaatgttctcttgtcttgaaacctcggcctattctgtctgtgttttgcgaaaaagccgaaacgtcaggcaaataaaagttccatctaaaaacatCGCAGGCACACTGTCACaaaacataaagaaaaaagcttttttttcgaggttttACTTTCACAGGGATAAGCCAACATTTCATAACGATAGACAGATGTCGCGATTATATTTGTCAGATACAATTTTATATCCTACTGCAGGGAGGATCGCTGAGCGAAAATCTGCATACATAAGTTCACTCCATTCACTCCATGGAATTTCTCCTGTTTGAAGTCTCTGTTATTCAGGACATATGAAATATTCTGCACTAGTCCTGCAAAGTGTTTGTTCGAAAATACTATATTCGAGAAATGCGAaagatgtaaataaaatattcgaaaagttGAAGATTTGAAATCCGAAATACTtcaacattcaaaaattcaagtaTTTGAAATCTTGAGTAATAGTAATTTCATGTGTTGGAATCCATGACGAATTTGACAAttgatattttcattgtttagtCAGACATTGATATTTGTcttgaaaatccaaaaatatttggaatccTATTGTAGAACTTTATTCCAAAGGTAAGGGCTAGCTGAAATAACAATGTTTTTAGTAGTGTTTTAGTAGTCTTGCGGAGCTTCTGCGAAATTCGGCTCCAAATTTGAGCACAACATATcggcttaatttttttttgaaattaagtcTTGAATGCAGAAATTATGGATGCTCTTTAATTTCCGAAGCGAGGATTGTTAACTTttagcgatttttttcaactaaatgAGCACTACATTAAACAGGTATCTCAGAAAATGTTCGttaataatgaaattttctagtGAATCGTTATTAAATGCAATTCACATCTAAAATTATCCAAGTTCAAATGCTAAACTCGTTCGTcataaataacaaatgataTAAGACAGGTGATAATGTACTTAGGTATGTAGCCGTGGGCAAATATGATGCTATTTCACCTATGAGCATGCCTTGGCTGAAATGTTTCACACTTTTCATGGCTATTTCTAGAAGAATGCATCCGACATTTCTTGCTGTGAATACATTTATTCTCTTATTAgtttagttagttttttttctcgcagttGTCATATTCTCTTCACAAAGCGGTCTACGGTAAAGAGTTCAGGTCTCCCTGAAATATTCcttgtattttttgaattttcttatttcaattttaagtgtgttctgtattttttgtattatttgattttatgatttatttgtattttttcttaaagagaGGTCAGTTGGGCCCAAGTGCATTGAGAGATTTAGaattgcacaatttttttcgcttcataTATAGctttgttaaaaaaattcgaatactGGGGAACTTTAATaagagtttcaagaaaaaaaaacccaacacCCCAAAAATCCATTCAACATAAGTCTGCAGGCTTAAGTATTTTACTGTAACCTTAAGTAATTTACCCTTCTCTAttcattctaaaaaatgacCTTAAAGAAAACCATAAAAACTCATCAATCGCAAGTTGACTGAGCTTTTCCTCTATAATTGTTTATCATTACCCAAAATTTCATGTCATATCACATATCTCTTTGATTTACGGTCGCCTCATTCGATCCTCGAGGGCATACTAATTGAGGCAACTTGGCTGAAATACCGAATTTCAGACGGTCCGTTAAACAGAGATCACACAATAAGCCAAAATGCGATTGTTGCTGTTCGTTCTGGCTGTTGTCGCTGCTGCTCAggcatttttcacatttcgaGGGCAGTCACCGTGTGAGTTTCCTGTTGTTGCTTACTCTAATAATAGGTTTTTGTTGGAGttctgtaaagaaaaataaggagtGACAATCGCATGGATATCGTGTATAAATTGATTTtgagaggtttttttcgtgCTAACAAAAATGTAAGTAATAGAAATACATTAACAATACAacacatacataaataaatagaaatattgaataaatatttagAATTTAACTTATCAGACAGATAAGTGAAAATGAGAACAACTGCCTTCCATCTCttcataaaattttctaaaggaGAGGTGGACAGcatctttcttattttttataactcaactttattgaaaatttgaaaattgacacttattttaatttgaaaattgacacttattttgggaaaaaaaactttagcgAATTCCTAactatttcaataaaaaacGCACAGATATATGTGGAATCCATAGGAAATTTCCCTCACTTCAATATGCCAATTCTTGATTACTCGTAAATTACTACAATAATCTGTGAAATTCTCACAGAGCGCGTCAAATTGTTGCCTTTAACATACTGATTTAAGGAATCTATGCATTTATTTGTGAACCTAAGGAGCTCTTTCGTTATCGCTTCCGCTAATGACGTTGCCACGAACGCTTAAGAAGAGgataggagttttttttcgaagaggaagagagagagagcgaaATCGATCAAATACATGCTTCTGCAGATCTGCGATAGTCGGAATTGAtaagaaaatttgtaaaaaaatacgCTTTCGGCTCTCTTTCATATTTCCagatagttttctttccatagCTGTTTCTAATGTAGTGTATGAGaacgagaaaattttcaaaaataggcAAATGTATTAAGacatttagaatttttaggaTTTCTAACAATTGTACTAGCAAAATACCTTATTTTACGTGTTTTTATTAACAGTTTGAGTGTAGATCAGTGCtgctttatttgaaaaaataattggaaaaaagtatttcttgAGATTTCCTAGAATTATGTGTAAGGGATcattattcagttttttttttcaactgaatAACTTTTGATTTCTCCTAATTTCAGCTGACGAATTTCGTGTGGTTAATATACCGGTGAATGCGAATGCAGTGATTTCGCCACGATTTCGACCGTATCTTAAACGACGATTTGTTCTACCACGTATGGGAATGCCGACTTACGTTCGTGAAGGTGATCTTCCTAGAAGGAATTGAATCACTTTACAAAAGCACTCaactaagaattttttttcgttatataACGTTATAATGTAATATGTTAGTGAAGAGTATAACCTCGTAGTAGTAACCTGTGCACAAATCCCATTCACGTGTGAATAAATATGTTGCTGAACTTGTGTATAAATACATTTTTCACGTaccaaataatcaaataaaataaataaataaataaaataaataataatcaacCAAATAATTCGATCCATTAATGATTATCGCCGTTGTTTTGCGTGAAAAACTACCGaactcgtgttttttttcgtgttcatGATCTTTGCCGTCATTTTGACTTCCAATTCCATGAAAAACAGGTTGTGGATGTggaaaatcgtcgtaaaaaagcaataaatgcCTGAATCGGGCGAATTCTGTTCGTCGATTAAGAAATATTCTAGTTTTTGACATTATCAACAGTGTTCATTAGTTTCTCTTGCTTTATGAACATGAACGGTCCATACATCATTTAATTGGGCGTaaaatgctggaaaatttGCGAATATTCCTCTTTGAATGGTTATTTATACgtagtagcaaaaaaaaccaaaaaaatagaacgcgctagacagaaaaaaatgaaaatttctgtgGGAAAGTAATGTAATAATTCTCATTCATGTATAACACTATTAGAACGGAGAAAATTCAAGGGCTCTggacgatcgatggttcgagacgGATCGGGGCCAACAAATCCTTTCACCCCTTTGGATGCAACGAATTGGTTACGATTTGGTCTGGTAAACTAAAAACATTGATCTAATCCTTCGCTTGTTTAGTGTAAATCTTTAAATGTTGCATACTCCTGTAACGATTTCGAATAGAAGTAGAACTCGGTGACTTCAGTCCCTTCTCCTCGAACTCTGGGTAAtgtatctttttctttgtcctAATGTAGTCATcatattcctttttctttttttcatccatttatttcgttttttcattttgcagtCGGTTTCAAGATTAGACAGTCATCAACAGAAATAGCACAAAAAAGTATTTTGAACAGAACAAACAGAATAAAACGAGGGAAAAAAggtatttttcaagaaatagcaGCATATCTGGTGATTTCTTCATTCGTATCCTCATTTGCTTAGTCGAATTAGTTGGGAGGCtcgaataataattaaaaccATGAGCATTACTTTggatataataatttttaataaggTATTCCAATACAACATAAATACATAGATATAATAGTATGATATTATGCACAGTTTCAATTAAGACCCTCCTGATTAATATGCAAATGTTGTCCTTTGTCAGCACCATTacaataatgttttttttgaattcggttcagaagaaaatagccAGTAATATTATGCAGGAATATGTGCCGTAAGAGATCTACGGGAGGATGCGCCCTCTTGACAACGCTTGGTCAGGAGATTTACGTCCTGGTACAGTATTATTCTGttaaaactagaaaattaattcaaggtgaaaaatattttgaaatttcacctTCTTAAGACTTACAACTCTTATTTACTTCACTAATTCCCAGTTTTCGAacacgaatttttcaaatcctcTCCACAATTTAGAGAACTGTGAAATACCGCTGTAATATACACTTTTACTACTTTGTTGTTCCGGAATTTGAACAGTTACAGGAAATTGATTCCACGGAATTCTGGCGATTAGATATCCTCGAAAAAAGAGCTCTTGATCTTCTTACTATTTCTACATAAAAATTTCtactgaaaaatttctgcagtAGAATTCATCAACGCCACCTTGTTCGTTAGGAATTTGACCAGTTTCGGGAAAGTGATTCTGCGGAATTCTGGTGTGTTGAGATCCTAGAAAAAGGAGCTCTTGATCTTCCTACCATTTCTATTGAAAAATTCCTGTTGTAACTGTAGAATTCACCCTCGCCACCTTGTTCTTTGGGAGTTTTACCAGTTTCGGGGAAGTGATTCTGCGGAATTC is part of the Necator americanus strain Aroian chromosome V, whole genome shotgun sequence genome and encodes:
- a CDS encoding hypothetical protein (NECATOR_CHRV.G20834.T1) → MRLLLFVLAVVAAAQAFFTFRGQSPSDEFRVVNIPVNANAVISPRFRPYLKRRFVLPRMGMPTYVREGDLPRRN